The sequence GCGTCAGCATCAGCGTTGGCCAGCAGCCCATCACGCTGGAGCTGATCGACGCCGCCGGTGACGTCGACGCCGGCCCGCTATCCAACGGCTCAAACCTGGCGCTCGCCACGCTTGGCTTCTCGGAGTTTTCGGTAAGAACCGAACGGCTGCCGCTCGGCACTGCGAGCGTCCGTTTCACGCTGACTGGCCCGGTCTCCGAGAGCCGAACCGAAAACGTTGCGCCCTACACGTTGTTCGGCGACAGCAATGGCGACTTTGCCGGAGCGGTCATCCTGACGGGAAGCTACGCGCTGCGGGTCGAGGCTTTCGCCAGCGCCAACGCCAGCGGCCAGGTACTGGCCGATGTCACGGTGAATTTTTCGGTCAGCGATCTCAGCACGCTCATCTTTTCAGACGGCTTTGAATAGCCCCGCGCCACGCGGCGATCTGGCCGCGCGCCTACGCTGGGGTGGCGCTAAGCGTCAGAGTCCTGCCAGGCCTTGAGCTGCTGAAGAAGACGGTGCTGGACCATGCCGCTGCGCTCAAAGTGTGCAACCGCGTCAGCAAGCGGCGCGGTGGGATCCTCCGCGCTGCGGTCGACCTGGTAGCGGGCATAGGCCAACGCCGCACGGTAGTAAGGTATGAACGGTTGCTGCCTCGCCTGCTGATCTTCGACGCAGACCGCATAGGCGGCGACCACCGCGGGCCAGTTCTGCTCATGAATCATCAGGTCGCCGAGCTGACGGTACGCCGGCAGCCGCGCCGGGTCGTCCGCGGGTAACTCAAGCAGCATCGCTCGGAGCGCGTCAATCGCCGCCTCGGCCTCGCCGAGATGGTAGCGGCTACCCCAATCGGCAACGCGCATAATCTTCAGGCGGGAGTGGTCGGCTGGCAGACTGCCAGCCAGCAGATTCCTGGCCTCGCCGAACGTTGTCACGGCCTCCTGATGCCGATTCGCCCACCCCAGAACGTGCCCCAGGCCCTGCAGCACAAACCCCATGCGGACCGACTGACCGTCGCCGGCGGCTTCCAGGATCGCCGCCGCCTTCCCCTCGTTTTCGATGGCGGCCTCGTAGTCTCCGACATTGGAAAAAGCGGTAGCGACGTTATGGTAATCCACCGCCAGCCTGATGCTCTCAGGCCCGTAAACCTTCTCGCGCTGCGCGAGCACCTGCTGATGCGCCCTAAGACCACCCTGCATATCTCCGCGGCGCCCGGCCAGCGTCGCGAGGCGGTTGTAGTTTACGAGCTTCCGCGCCGCAGCTTCGGTCTCCGGCAGCTTGTCCAGCTCCTGCAGTGAGCGCCGCACCGCCTCCTCGGCCCCATCAAAGTCCTCCCGATCCATCAGCAGCCCGGAGAGCACGGACCAGCTGTAGCTGAGGTCTTTCGGACTCGCGTTTTCCAGCTGCAGCATCAGGTCATGCCCCTGCCGGGCAATGCCGAAGGCCTGTTCGGTGCGTCCGAGCTGCCATAGCCCCTCGGCCGCCACCAGGCTCATGTCGGCAAGCCCGGCCGGATAATCCTGCAGCCGCTCTGACGCCAGCTCGGCCAGGCGAGTGTAGGCCGCCTCGATGACGGCCGGGCCCGACTGATCGTTGGGTGACGTTGTTCGGATCGCATCCACAACCAGATCCTTGACGCGCTCGGTGCGCTCGCGGCTCTGTTCGGCGGAACGATAGGCCAGCGTTGCGGCCACAACACCCGCCGCCAGGGAACCGATTACCACGGCTGTCGCCAGGCGTATGAGCATACGCGGCCGCGCCGTGGCAATTGCCCTGAGCTGTTCCACCACCTCTGATGCGTCGGGACGCTCGTCAGGATCGGCGGAAAGCATCCGCCGCAGCAGCCGCCGCCAGCGCCGGGCAACAGATTCGAAACTTACCGTGGCTCCACCCCGGTGTAGCGCGTCAAGCGATTCAAAAGACTCTGCTTCAACCGGAAACCGACTCAGCAGCGCAAAATAAAGCGTGGCGCCCAGGCCGTAGATGTCGGTGGCAGCCGTCGCGGGACCGCCGGTGAACTGCTCCGGCGCCATTACCAGCGGCGAGCCGGCGCTGGACGTTTGCTGTTCCAATCCCTGAGCAGCCCCGAAGTCCATCAACACCGGCGTCCCGTCGGTCTGAATCATGATATTGGCAGGCTTGATGTCGCCATGCACCATGCCGCGGCGGTGGATCAACGTGAGCGCGTCTCCCAGCCCCAGCGCCATCTCCACCGCCCGCTTCGGGCTCAGATGACACTGATCGTCGATGACCTGCTGCAGCGTGCTGCCCTCGAGCAGGTCTGACCAGATGCCGGTACGGCCATCTGCGCTGTCGGCCCCGTGCACCGCCAGGATGTTGACGTGGCGCACCCGGGCCATCTGCTGTGCCTCGGCGATCAGCTGACGGTCGCGGCTTTCGCTGACGCGGCCGTCGCGGATCAGCTTCAGGGCCACGCGCCGGCGCAGCACGGTGTCCCAGGCCTGATAAACCGTGCCGAACCCTCCCTGCCCCAGCTCTCGTTCGACCCGCAGGTGGCGCCACTCAAAAAGACAGGGGGCCTCGGATTCCGGCATCGCCAATGCGGCTCGATGTGCATTAGCGATCCGGCCCAGGCCGGCCAGGTTGCTGCTGACTCGGTCGGTATCATCGACGCCCTCCGGCAGGGACTCGCCGGCTGTGGCGCCAGCCGCCGAGTCAGCGATACGCGCCGCCAGCGCCTCCTGTTCAGGCGTCATCGTCGGCGGGACCGGTCGGCATGTTCTCCGCGAGTTCGGCCAGCGCCCGCACGATCATCATACGCGTCGAGTTGGCTGAGGAACGCTCAAGCTCCCGGGCGATTTCCTCGTACGTCATCCCAAACTCGATGCGCATGATGATAGCCACCCGCTTTTCCTCCGGCAGCTTGGAGAGCGCGTCTTCATAGGCGGACATCAGCTCCCCGCCCACGGCGTTTTCCACCACCGAAACCTCGCTGGCGATCCGCTCCTCGGTGAGCGGCAGCTGGTTGGGTCGACGGGTGAGGCGCCGGATTTCATCGCGTAATACGTTCATCAAGATGGCCCGCAGATAGGCCAGAAAAGCGCCCGGCTTCTCCGCTTCAAAACTGTCCAGCTTGTTTAACGCTCGCATGAACGTGACCTGCACAAGATCGTCGGTTTCCGACAGATCTCGAACGTATGCCGGCAGCCGGCCGTGGGCCCACTGGCGCATTAATGGCAGATAGCGCTCGACCAGACGATCGCGCGCGGCGCTATCGCCGTCTCGATAAAGGCGGATCAGCTGGGTCGTATTGGAAAGCGCTTCAGCCAAACGTCGGGCCGAAGAGGTGGGCGGCGGCCATGCTGCCCGGGGATAAATCGATCACTGGCTTGCGGCTTCCCTGCGGGTTTGAAGCTCACATTCTAGCGACTCGCAGTAGGAATTCGACCGAGCCCGAGTCCACCGCAGATCTGAATTGATGGGGTCAGAGTAAAGGGACAGAGTAAACGCGGTTTACTCTGTCCCTTTACTCTGACCCCAAAGAACATGGCCAGTGTCTCCATGACCCGGAAGAACGCCCCGGTCGCAATAGCGGCCGGGGCGATGACGGATTGGGTCCGTCGAGAGGAACTACAGCTCAGCCAGCCACTCGTCGTCCGACTCTTCCGTGATGCCTTCGAACAGCGGCGTCGTCATATAGCGTTCGCCGGTGTCCGGCAGCATTACCAGGATGGTGTCGCCGGCGCTGGCTTTCTCGGCGACCTGTAGGCCGGCAGCGAGCGTGGCGCCACCGGAGATACCGGTAAAGATGCCCTCGTGCGTCGACAGGTGACGTGAGGCCGCGATGGACTCCTCGTCGGTGACCAGCACCATATCGTCGTACACCTCGCGGTTGAGCACCCCGGGAATGAAATCCGGCGTCCAGCCCTGAATCTTGTGTGGCGCCCAGTCGTTGCCGGACAGCAGCGCGGCACCCGCCGGCTCGGTAGCCACAATCTTAACCTCGGGTCGCGCCAGCTTGATCATCTCTCCGGCGCCGGTCATGGTGCCGCCGGTACCCCAGCCGGTCACCCAGTAGTCCAGCTGGCGGTTGGCGAAGTCGCGCAGGATTTCCGGGCCGGTGGTGTTGCGGTGGTAAGCGGGGTTCGCCGGGTTTTCGAACTGGCTCGCCCAGAACCAGCCGTGCGTCTCCGCCAGCTCTTTCGCGCGCTTGACCATGCCCGTACCGCGTTCAGCGGCGGGCGTCAGAATCACTTTTGCCCCCAGGGCTTTCATGATCTTGCGCCGCTCGATGGAAAATGTTTCGACCATGGTGGCCACAAACGGATACCCTTTGGCAGCGCAAACCATCGCCAGCGCAATACCGGTGTTTCCGGAGGTGGCCTCTACAACGGTCTGGCCGGGTTTCAGCGCGCCGCGCTTCTCCGCGTCTTCGATGATGGCGTAGGCGAGTCGGTCTTTCACCGAGCTCAGCGGATTAAACGCCTCACACTTCACAAAGATGTCCACATTATCCGGGCCGGTGCGCGTGAGTTTGACCACCGGCGTGTTGCCAATGGTGTCCAGAATCGAGTCGTAAATCATGTTGTTTCCTTCACTATTCTTGTTGAAAGCTGCCCTGGCCGGAGCCGGTTTGCCGTCGCTGCCGCTGAACGGACCTGACCGAGCAATCCTTATGCCGCTTGACCCCTAGGGCTCACACAACAGCCAGTGGACCTATTCGATTTCTTGTCTGAGCAGCCCACTACGCTGCTTTGTGGCCCACAGACGCCAGGGCTGGTGCAAATGTCTCAGTGACCTTCGATTCTGGCATCTTTTGCAACACCTGACCCAGGATCAGCAGCGCTGGCGACTGGACGTCGAAACGCTCCGCCGCCTGATCCACGGTTTCCAGCGTCGACCGAATCACCCGCTGCCCTTTTCGAGAGCCATTTTCAATGAGTGCTGCCGGAGTCTCCAGCGCTTTGCCATCGGCAATGAGGCGCTCTTTGAGAATCGCCAGCTGCCGGATCGGCATATAAAACACCAGCGTTTGGCCGTCGTGCGCCATCCCGCGCGTATCCAGGCATTCTAGCTGCTTCTGACAATGGGCCGTCGCCAGGACGACCGAGTGCGCCAGTTCTCGGTGAGTGAGACTGATCCCAGCGGCAGCGGCACAGCCGGCGGCTGCCGTGACCCCCGGAACCAGCTCGACAGAAATGTCCGCTTCGTGCGCAGCATCCAGCTCCTCTCCCGCGCGGGCGAAGAGCGTGGGATCACCGCCTTTGAGCCGGCAAACGACCTTGCCCGCCTTCGCGTGGCTGACGATCAGTTGATTGATCTGCGCCTGACTGAAGGAGTGGTGGCCCGCCTGCTTGCCAACATTGATGAATTCTGCGTCGCGCCGGGCTCGCTCCAGGATGCCCGGACCCACCAGCCGGTCGTAAATGACCACGTCCGCCTGCTGCAGAACCTGAGCGGCCTTGAGCGTCAGCAGGTCCGGATCACCAGGACCCGCTCCCACCAGCCAGATCCGCCCGTTATCGGTTTCCGCCTGCTGCAGCTCTTCATCGATCACCTGTTCGGGATCAGCGTCACCCTGTAAACCACGCGTCACGATCCGCTCCCAGACGTGCCGTCGCGGCAGAAGGTCCGGAATCTGCGCGGCGATCCGATCGCGTGCCCGGCGCGCTGCCAGCGCCAGTTCGCCGAGCCGGTCGGGCAGCAGGTTTTCCAGCCAGGCACGCACGCGCCGCGCCAGCACGGGCATGGCACCACCAGAGCTGATCGCCACCACCAGCGGCGAGCGATCGACGATCGCCGGGGAGATGTAGTTACAGAGCGCCGGTTGGTCAACAACGTTCACCAGCAGGCCGCGCTCGCTAGCGACCTTAGCCACCTGAGCGTTGACGGAGTCGTCGTCGGTGGCAGCGATCACCAGCGCCACGTCCTCCAGGTGGTCCGGGACAAAGCGCTCCGCGAACCAGGCCAGCTCGTGGCGGTCGACGCGCTCCTGAAGCTCCTCACAGAGCTCCGGCGAGACCACCGTGATGCGGTCCGCGGCCCTCGCCAGCAGACGGATTTTGCGGGCGGCAATCTCACCCCCACCCACGACCAGGCACTTGCGCCCCTTGAGGTCGGCAAAAATTGGCAGGTATTCCATGGAAGTTTTCGGGCGATATGACGGTCCTACACCATAGGCGGGACAATCACCGGTTGGGAAATAATCTTTTCCCCCGCGCTTTAGACGATTTGGTTATATTGGACCAGCGGAACTTGCGCCGGAATTCCTCCCGCCGTTAACTGCGCTTATGAAGCTTCGACAACTCGAATACCTCCTGGCCATCGTCGACAACGGTTTGAATATCACCGCTGCCGCCGAGCGGCTCTACACCTCACAACCGGGGGTCAGCAAACAGATCCGCTTGCTGGAAGACGAGCTGGGCTTCACGCTGTTCGCCCGCAAGGGCAAAGCGCTCGGGTCGCTGACTGCCGAGGGCAGCCAGGTGGTGGATCGGGCCCGCCGGGTGCTGCAGGAGGTGCAGCACATCCGGTCGCTGTCGGACGAGATCTATCACCAGAAGCGCGGCGCACTGCATATCGGCACGACCCACACCCAGGCCCGCTACGTGCTGCCAGAGGTGATCAACGCGTTCCGCCAGCAGTATCCGAATGTGTCGCTCAATCTGCATCAGGGCACCAGTGAACAGATCGCGGACATGGTCACCGAAAAGCAGGTGGACTTCGCTATCGCCACCGGCGCCCATTCGCTCTTCCCTTCGCTCGTGATGCTGCCCTGCTACCGGTGGGATCGGTCGATCATCGTGCCGACCGACCACGAGCTTGCGCAGGACGACGAACCACTGACGCTCGAACGGCTGGCGCAGTTTCCGCTGGTGACCTACGTCTTCAGCTTTAGCGGTGAATCGTCGCTCAAGCGGGCCTTCACGGATCGAGGGCTGGTGCCCGAGGTGGTGTTCACGGCACGCGACGCCGATGTGATCAAGACTTACGTGAAGATGGGCATGGGCGTGGGCATCATCGCCTCGATGGCACAAGACTGCGAAGAGAGCGGCCTAAAGGCGCTGGAGATTCCCGGACTGTTCCCACGCTCCACGACCTGGATCGGGTTCCGCCGCGATACGGTGCTGACCAAGTTTATGTACG comes from Pseudomonadota bacterium and encodes:
- the cysK gene encoding cysteine synthase A, with amino-acid sequence MIYDSILDTIGNTPVVKLTRTGPDNVDIFVKCEAFNPLSSVKDRLAYAIIEDAEKRGALKPGQTVVEATSGNTGIALAMVCAAKGYPFVATMVETFSIERRKIMKALGAKVILTPAAERGTGMVKRAKELAETHGWFWASQFENPANPAYHRNTTGPEILRDFANRQLDYWVTGWGTGGTMTGAGEMIKLARPEVKIVATEPAGAALLSGNDWAPHKIQGWTPDFIPGVLNREVYDDMVLVTDEESIAASRHLSTHEGIFTGISGGATLAAGLQVAEKASAGDTILVMLPDTGERYMTTPLFEGITEESDDEWLAEL
- the cysB gene encoding HTH-type transcriptional regulator CysB, with the translated sequence MKLRQLEYLLAIVDNGLNITAAAERLYTSQPGVSKQIRLLEDELGFTLFARKGKALGSLTAEGSQVVDRARRVLQEVQHIRSLSDEIYHQKRGALHIGTTHTQARYVLPEVINAFRQQYPNVSLNLHQGTSEQIADMVTEKQVDFAIATGAHSLFPSLVMLPCYRWDRSIIVPTDHELAQDDEPLTLERLAQFPLVTYVFSFSGESSLKRAFTDRGLVPEVVFTARDADVIKTYVKMGMGVGIIASMAQDCEESGLKALEIPGLFPRSTTWIGFRRDTVLTKFMYDFIEGFAPHLDQDRVREAVQLPEQTDIESLFEGTTLPLKGRCAEDVAEAEYAATQ
- a CDS encoding serine/threonine-protein kinase, yielding MTPEQEALAARIADSAAGATAGESLPEGVDDTDRVSSNLAGLGRIANAHRAALAMPESEAPCLFEWRHLRVERELGQGGFGTVYQAWDTVLRRRVALKLIRDGRVSESRDRQLIAEAQQMARVRHVNILAVHGADSADGRTGIWSDLLEGSTLQQVIDDQCHLSPKRAVEMALGLGDALTLIHRRGMVHGDIKPANIMIQTDGTPVLMDFGAAQGLEQQTSSAGSPLVMAPEQFTGGPATAATDIYGLGATLYFALLSRFPVEAESFESLDALHRGGATVSFESVARRWRRLLRRMLSADPDERPDASEVVEQLRAIATARPRMLIRLATAVVIGSLAAGVVAATLAYRSAEQSRERTERVKDLVVDAIRTTSPNDQSGPAVIEAAYTRLAELASERLQDYPAGLADMSLVAAEGLWQLGRTEQAFGIARQGHDLMLQLENASPKDLSYSWSVLSGLLMDREDFDGAEEAVRRSLQELDKLPETEAAARKLVNYNRLATLAGRRGDMQGGLRAHQQVLAQREKVYGPESIRLAVDYHNVATAFSNVGDYEAAIENEGKAAAILEAAGDGQSVRMGFVLQGLGHVLGWANRHQEAVTTFGEARNLLAGSLPADHSRLKIMRVADWGSRYHLGEAEAAIDALRAMLLELPADDPARLPAYRQLGDLMIHEQNWPAVVAAYAVCVEDQQARQQPFIPYYRAALAYARYQVDRSAEDPTAPLADAVAHFERSGMVQHRLLQQLKAWQDSDA
- a CDS encoding sigma-70 family RNA polymerase sigma factor, which gives rise to MAEALSNTTQLIRLYRDGDSAARDRLVERYLPLMRQWAHGRLPAYVRDLSETDDLVQVTFMRALNKLDSFEAEKPGAFLAYLRAILMNVLRDEIRRLTRRPNQLPLTEERIASEVSVVENAVGGELMSAYEDALSKLPEEKRVAIIMRIEFGMTYEEIARELERSSANSTRMMIVRALAELAENMPTGPADDDA
- the cysG gene encoding siroheme synthase CysG, whose translation is MEYLPIFADLKGRKCLVVGGGEIAARKIRLLARAADRITVVSPELCEELQERVDRHELAWFAERFVPDHLEDVALVIAATDDDSVNAQVAKVASERGLLVNVVDQPALCNYISPAIVDRSPLVVAISSGGAMPVLARRVRAWLENLLPDRLGELALAARRARDRIAAQIPDLLPRRHVWERIVTRGLQGDADPEQVIDEELQQAETDNGRIWLVGAGPGDPDLLTLKAAQVLQQADVVIYDRLVGPGILERARRDAEFINVGKQAGHHSFSQAQINQLIVSHAKAGKVVCRLKGGDPTLFARAGEELDAAHEADISVELVPGVTAAAGCAAAAGISLTHRELAHSVVLATAHCQKQLECLDTRGMAHDGQTLVFYMPIRQLAILKERLIADGKALETPAALIENGSRKGQRVIRSTLETVDQAAERFDVQSPALLILGQVLQKMPESKVTETFAPALASVGHKAA